In Colletotrichum destructivum chromosome 1, complete sequence, the sequence AATTTATTTGGATTGGTGAAAACACATCAGGGAAAACGTCGGACAGGAAGCGAGCTGGGCACACGCCGCATGTGGCGGGTGATTCGTTCCTCGTACGACCGGCGGACGCTCGCGGACGCCCCAAGAAGTCATGGGCGCCATGTTGCGTTTGCTATCGATGTCAGCCCCAGCGGAAGACCCACTGGAAGGACGTGCAAAAGTGTTGCCCGAAAGAGTGGGGATCTCTGGAGGTCTGCTCCCTGTTTGCCCCTGGCTTGGAACATCCATTTTTGACCCACGTATCCAAATCTTGAGAGAGAGCAACTACTTTAGGCTGTACTTCATAGCGGCCCCATTTGCAGGCCACAGATATTGTCTTAGCTTTCTTGAAGCGGCCAAAGTGCAGGAAATGGATGAGAACCAAGTTGGTGGATTATCCACAGCACGAAGCATTAGTTAAATAAGGTTGCGCAATCGACGCATACGTGTATTCATTAGGTTCATCATCTTTCTCAGATGCTCCTTATTTTAGGGGTGCACATTCTAAATTTCAAACAGAACCAGCAATCTTCCCAGCAATGACTTCCCCAACAGAGACCAAGATCCTCGTCTCATCCCGTGGTAAGTGCACCACTATGAATGTTTCCGGTCCGTCTGGTTGCTAATTTGATGCAGAGATTGCAGAGAGTGACCGTCTGAAGAGTCTGTACCCAACGGTCATCCTTGCATCTGCCGTTTCTGGCAGCGCTACCATGATCATGTTGCTTGGTAGATCGGCAACAACCGCCTCGGTCTTGAACGATGTCTCAACGTgtctcctcgtcagctcCGTCATCACGGCAGTCTTTACAGCAATGATAACAATCATGCTTTCGTTCGAGTTCCAGAGCAGCCATGAACCCACCCGGATGCGTCGAGCAACGGCATGGGTGCCGATCTTCTTTTTCGATTTTATGTTATTCGAGTTGGTCCTTGGTCTAGTTTTTTGGTTTACAGCTGGACATGCCTGGCAGTTTGCTGCTCTTCTCGGCCTAGTATCCGGATCACTTTTCATGGTAACGGCAGCTGTAGCTGTGTGGATGACAGTAAAGGCCAGCCCGTTGGGTTGCCTGGGGAAACGATTATAGACAGAGTCTGAAGTTTGACTCTGTCAATTTTTCGATCAGGGACCTCAACTACCTATGGAACCACCTGATAAAGGACAGCATGCAGCATTGGCCAGAATTGTATTATGCAGTACTACAGACCCCACTAAGAAGCAGATAAGACCTTCTCGTTGAAACTTTTCCGCCAATGCATTTCGATGCCTAACGGCAGTGGATATAGTAGACCGAAGACGCGAAGTTTGTCGTCGTTGGTGGGCGGCCATGCTGAGGCATCAGCGCGCCCTGTGAACTCATCAGAAACTTATAGCACCTGCTCTTTCCACTTGCTTACTACTCCTTCTCTGCAAGCCCTGCTTTGGTCTGGTTCCTCACAGCATTTTGATTATAGACAATGTCAACAAAGTATTCTCCCCGAGACAGTGTCGGTGGCATGGCGGCCAATGGCTTGCAACTTATCAACTGCCGTATCGGTGGCGAGGAAAACTACGAAGATCTTCCATCGCAAGATCAAGCAATGCAGTTTTCACGACTTTAGCCTATATGCGGCTTTTCAAACCTCTCAGCAGGACGCTTTCAGAATTGAAAGTCCTCACCGAGTTGGCGCACCTGAAGAGAAGGAAGCTTTAAGCCAGACGAAGGCCAATTCTTTAAACGCCGATACTAGGGCTATAGTGGAACAAGCGGGAGCGGGTGAAGACATTCAGCACATAAGCAGTAGATATTCTTTTATTAAGATTATGTCAGAGAACAAGAATACTCTTTGCAGCTAATTGCAGAAAAGAAATTAAGGTTGGAAGCAACTATCAATATATGAATTAGGATACACGTATCGTCATAGGAGACTTGTGGCAAACGTCCTGTTTTCAAGCGTGCCTTTGCAGAAAGATTCCTGTGCAATAGCAAGTCGCCGCTCCAGATCGCGTAATGTTGCCATGGTCTGAGCTTTCCACTCCTTCAATTCCTCCTCTTTGTCATCCAATATCTTCTGGATGTGCCTATTCCGTGCCTCTCTTCGTTTCTCTATCAGTCTCCGATTATGATACTCGCTTGTTAAGAACTTTCTTCTTTTTATACTACCGTTATGATTCTCCAACCGACTGGTAGGAGCCACAAGGCAACTTTTTCCTTTACCACATCTGTAAGGACACATCTTTGCGAGTTCTGGCCCAAGGGGTTGAAGACATTCGGTGTGAAATACGTGACCTTGGAATCAAATAAGCCTGCAGAACCTTGGTATCAAGTAACGGGATTAGACTTACCGCACGAAATGGCTTGTAGAGGCTTGTGTAGGCTATCTTCTTGGCAGATGGCGCAGGCCAACTGGTAGATCTTTCGAACCTGCTGACCTCCATGGCGCGAGTGGTTTTGTTTAGAACAGTACACTTCGACGGTCCCGTTGTATTCTCGGTAGTTGTTGCAGCATGTCGGACAAATGACCTGAGCATGTGTTTAGTCAAGCCTTGAGTCCGGGCGTGGGGAACAAACGCATGAACAACCAGAAAGCAAGATATTCTCTTGGAGGGTTGCATAACACCAAGAGCAAAAGTACGAaagcttctcgccctcgacctcggccccgGCCTCGCTGTCGTTGGTAAGGTCAATGATAGTCATCTTCAAGTTCGGTTTAATGCTGTCAATGatagagaaagaagagaaacgCATGAAGTTGTGTGGCGGGGTTTGGCTTTCTTATAGATCGgagcttcgccgccgctTTGCTTATCATTTATGCCCTTTCATCCCTACCGCTTACCTCGGCGATTACGTCTATTGGGGACCAACACGTCTTGGCATGTATCTTATTAGTCTTGAGAGGCGATCGAACGCATGCTCCCGGCCCTATCGCCATTGGTGCACCATGATGAGCAAGCAGGGGAGCGTGTTGCTGGACATCGTTTCAAGCGCCACTCCAAGGCTCTGCCCTGATACAAGGTCTTTCATAGGCTGATAGATGCAAGCATGGTTGCTTACGGTAACATGGTACTGCGTGGACAATTAGCCGTGCTGGGTTGTCATGAAGGCGGCCTCCCCTCAGATGGGCGCTTATGTTGAGACACTGCTAGAATGACACTGGTGAAAGCTGGTTCTGGATGATAACGGAATGACTGCATTACCAACTTGGCACTCATCTTCACCAACATCATGAGCCACGCAGCACGTTTGCGATACATTCTCGGCACTGAATCATTCTCCAATCCATCGGGCTCTGCTACGATGGCTTCGATACAGATGACGACTCTCTATATGACAGTAGAAACTACCATATTCAGAATCGTGTCCCCGGTCGTTCCGTTGCCTCATCCTTCGCAGCCACTCCGTATCCCCTAATTAGAAGAACAGGCCTGAGATGATTGACCCGGTGTGTGGGTTTGCTCTTGCTTGTAGCTTTATCATTTTGAAACCCCCAGTCCTTGTCAAACTGATGTTTTGCTGGAGCATCTCCGTTAAAAGACGAACGAATGCCCGTGGCAAGTCTGTAAGAAACAAGGAAGCAGTAGAATCACTGCTTTTGAGCGACGCGTGGAAGCAGTGAGCATGCAAAGCTTGGAATACGGTTAGAAGCTTAGGCTCTCATGTCAGCACAGTGACCAACCCCCGATAAtcggtggcctcggccaggcgTAGTGTCGTGGCTACGACTCTCCACGAAACTGTCACTTCCAGCTGTGCACCGTGTCGTAACAACACTGACGCCATGCGAGGATCTCCGTTTATCAGCAAGGGGATCCACAAACATCCGCAGATCTTGAACCCTCAAGTAAAACTCCGAAAACAATCTCGAAGCCGTCTGTACACAAGGGCTCACAAATCGGCATATCGACACCCGTGATTCTGACACCAGACCCTCTCCAAGCGTAGGCTTGCTTGCCATGACGCAGTAACTagggaaagaagggggagagtGCAACAAACAAGCATGGGTACTGAGAGTGTTTGCGAGAGTGTTGGCCCACCGTTATGGGACATGATCACGGACTGTTTGTCAATGAGCGCTACTTGAGGCTATGGATATTTGGGTCTCTAGCAATGGGAACGGACGCCCCTGTACGTCCCAGTGTCAGCCTGGGTGCACCATAGCAattctcctcctcggttCTCGATATTTCGAACGTTGGACGAGCCTGCCTGGTCAGAAAGAGTCTAGCAGCCACAACCGACTTGGCTATGTGCTATCTTGAGCATCAGGCCGGCAAGCTACTGTACCACATTACCGTCTCCGTTGCAATTCTGGAGGACGAATTCTCAGTACGAATAGGTCGACTTGGCTCATACGAGATAGTCGACGAGGAATGGTCCGTTTGGGTAATGGACCACGAATACTGCCCACAACCAGTGTCCCAAGTCCCGTTTTTAGCCATCGCGTTGCTCTCACCGCCCGCATGACCACCCACCTGTTGATAAATTTCAATCATAGTATTATGAGGGGAAAAGATCATATCTTCCGTGGGCTTACAGTGACTCTGAGCAATTTCCTGGtacgccctcgagcagctctTGGGACATGAACCAGAGACAAAACCCTTGTGTGGCGTCCATTTGAGGTCCACTTCGTGGTTTGGTATTATGCATGCTTGTCTGTGACGCACGCTTGTCATTGACATTAAGCTTTAAGGCATAATAAGGAGATTACACCCTCACTCGTCTTGAACACTAGCTCATCATAAACTATATCTATCTCATATACAATGTTTAAGGAAGTGAGAGAATCGAACGACTGATAGTTGCCCTTGGTGGCCGGGAACGTGAAGCCCGAGTATGGGTAGTCATGTCGTTGTGCAGGGTGCCGATACCTAAGGGAAATGGCTGCGGGGGTGGCTGACCGTTGGTGACAGAGTCCTTTTCACCGTCGGGAGGATTACCACGGCGGTTCCCACGGTtgcggctccggcggccaGGGTCATCATGACATGCATCAAGTCCGCCAGGGACAGAGCGAGGACCATCGTTACCGCTCTTGCCCCTCTGCATGCGGCGGCTGATGGCCTTTGGGGACACACTGACGCCATGTTCGATGTCGggcgcctcgacgaccaaTCCAGGCACAATGGGTCTAGAGTTATTGCCGTAGTCGCTAGCATCACGCGGACCAAAGCCTACACTCCATCTAGTCTGCATGCTTCTGCTCAGAAGGCTTCGGCTGAGACTCTTGATGTGGCCGGCGGAAAGAGATCGGTCGAGTTCGACCCGCTTGTCGTTTGAACCGTGGCGAGAGCCGTTGCTGCGGCTACCATCGCGGCTCAGCGGCAGATTACGCTGACGATGCTTGCTGCCTCGACGCTTGACTCTACTATCACGGCGGCTGGGCCATCCGAATCGAGCGCGGTTGTCGTACCGATGCTGGTCGAGGTTATCGTTGGGCTGAGCAGAGCCGCCATGTCCCTGTCCCGAGATGTAGTGATTCTGCACAGCGGTGATGGCTGGAGCAGGCGGGGTCGAAAGGCTAGAGGCCGCTGGGGCAGTAGATACCACGGGAGCAACACCGTTATGGCTGCCGCTGACGGACGTGAGCACGACAGCAAACCTGTCGGTAGCAGTGCCTTGACTGGGGGTCATCCGAAACATCGCCATCTGCTGAGCGGTGTTGGGGTAGACACCGGCGACCTGGCAAGGCAGCTTGGGTATCCGAGGCTGGTCTGAAAACTGTATCCTAGTAGGCGGGCCCTGGGACTGAGCCGGTGGCAGAAGAAACCGGGCTGGATTTGGCGCGGTGAGAATGCTGTTCGTAAAGGGAGGCATTGAGTATGGGAACTGTTGGGAGTTCATGGGAGGCGCAgtcggctgcggctgctgctgctgcagttgctgttgctgttgctcctGAGGCATGATACTATGGGGTCTGGGGAGCAGGTTCGGCAGGTAGGTTGGCACCTGCGTGATACTCTGTGCCTGGACGGGGATCTGGGGTTGGCTATAGGTCTGGTTGCCATTCTGCTGTTGGCCGTTGTTGTGATCAGGACCGCCATGCTGAGATTGTTTGTGGATCTGGCTCTGGCCGCTGCATTGAGGCTCTCCCTGGTTCTGTCCTTGGAAATCTAAATCAGTTAGAGTGAGACGGGATATGAAGTTGGCGAGCAAAGAGATGGAAACCAACACTCGACTAAAGAAACAACATACTTGGAACGGGGACAGGCGTAGCCTCCAGCTTGCTCTGGAATGACTCTATCATTTCATCGGGGAACGTCGAGGCCTTGCGCCAAATTCCAATCAACTTATGCAACTTGTCCTACGGAAGGCAGAGCAGCATCAGTGAGTGTTTCACTGGGTTTAGTTGTACGTCAAGAACAGACAAGCGCCGACGTGTGGGAGTGTGCCACAATATCTTACTCCCATTGTTGCTTTCCAAGTATGAGAGAATGGTGAGAGGGGTGAAAGGCTGCCAGGTAGCATGCAATCGATCCAACGTCAATACTGCTGTAAACAGCGCGGGGTAGGAAATGGCGATGGGGGACACCCTCATATTGTAGAACTTGAAACACACCTTGTGGCCGTCGGGCAAAGCTCGAAGCAGGTCATCGATGAGGTTAGGCATCAGCACCGTCAGTCGATGCGCGCCAGCACCGCAAGTGCCATCTGCGGCATTCTCATCGTAGACTTGCTGACGGCTTCTAGCCTGCGCAAGCCACTTACGGATCACTGAGTCTATAACATATAGAACGCCGAGCTTGTAAGGAGGAGTTGCTATCGTGAAGTAGGTGAACAGCTTCTGGACGAGGGCCGACTCATACTGCAGAATGGGGAAAAAACACAGGTTAGTCAAATTTACCAGGCGATTCAAGATGGGACGGCGTGTCGAATATCGTATCGTACCTGAACGTTGTCAACACAAATGCTGGTCATGGCAGCAATGCGAGTGCCCGTAATGCCAGGAGCCTTGTGGTCTGGGATGGCTTTGAGGGCGACTTCTAGGGCCAAGACAGGGGGAGCGGAAGCCATCCTGCCGGTTGAGGCGCAGGAATAGCGATGGCGATCGTGGTGTGGTTTTCTTCAGAGGTTGTCTCGTTGCgaagggaggagaaggtaAGGTGGGGTGCAGGTGAGCAGCAGCCAGAACAGAAGCAGTACTTCGAGCGTTGCGAACTGCGGGGGGCGGGAGTGTGATTAACCGGTGGCATAGGAAGAAGGTACGTGAAGTCCAGAAGGTGGTAGGGGATAATATAGGGAAGTTGCCGCGCTCTTTCTCAAGGAGAAAAAGGGCAGCTATGGGCCCGGTCGCTCCTCCCCTCGATGAACAGCTTTTGCGATGGAggtttttctttctttgaTTCTACGGACTGCAGGCACAAATCCCAATTCTCGCAAAACGGCACCCTAGGGGTACGTATAGAGGTCTAGACTGGGTCTGTGGGCTTGAATGTCACCCTACTTGTTCTGACCGGGTGCGTGGCGCCTTTTAACGAGTCGTCCAGGGTCACAAATGCGATTGCAAATGGCAGGGCCTGTCGTTGGGATTACTCTTGTGGCCTCACCCGCGGTGGGACTTGTGCGATCCTTCTAGGAGAAACGGGATCCTCTTCAACGCACGATGGCAGTCTCGCTGGGAGTCATTTATCCTACATTCGAGGCGGGTGGTGACGCATGCTCGTGCAGGACGTTTGTCAGATTGACACTGAGCTGAGAGAGAGGTGACGATCCGTGATTGGGAAAAGAACGGAAGATTTCAGAAGTGGGTACGGATGGGTACGGATGGGTACGGATGGGAACGGATGGGAACTGTCGGTGGTGATTAGTGCGTCAGTGAGTACCGCTTTTTTCCCGGGGCAATGGTCTTTCGATCGAAACGGCGAACGTCTTTGTCATCAGGATTGCAGTG encodes:
- a CDS encoding Putative CID domain-containing protein, whose protein sequence is MASAPPVLALEVALKAIPDHKAPGITGTRIAAMTSICVDNVQYESALVQKLFTYFTIATPPYKLGVLYVIDSVIRKWLAQARSRQQVYDENAADGTCGAGAHRLTVLMPNLIDDLLRALPDGHKDKLHKLIGIWRKASTFPDEMIESFQSKLEATPVPVPNFQGQNQGEPQCSGQSQIHKQSQHGGPDHNNGQQQNGNQTYSQPQIPVQAQSITQVPTYLPNLLPRPHSIMPQEQQQQQLQQQQPQPTAPPMNSQQFPYSMPPFTNSILTAPNPARFLLPPAQSQGPPTRIQFSDQPRIPKLPCQVAGVYPNTAQQMAMFRMTPSQGTATDRFAVVLTSVSGSHNGVAPVVSTAPAASSLSTPPAPAITAVQNHYISGQGHGGSAQPNDNLDQHRYDNRARFGWPSRRDSRVKRRGSKHRQRNLPLSRDGSRSNGSRHGSNDKRVELDRSLSAGHIKSLSRSLLSRSMQTRWSVGFGPRDASDYGNNSRPIVPGLVVEAPDIEHGVSVSPKAISRRMQRGKSGNDGPRSVPGGLDACHDDPGRRSRNRGNRRGNPPDGEKDSVTNGQPPPQPFPLGIGTLHNDMTTHTRASRSRPPRATISRSILSLP